The Allorhodopirellula heiligendammensis genome includes a window with the following:
- a CDS encoding AAA family ATPase: MLREFAEYQQKMRDELGKVIIGQSETIEQLLAAIFTRGHCLLEGVPGLAKTLMVSTLADILDVSFKRVQFTPDLMPSDITGTQVLEESESGRRSFRFVEGPIFTNILLADEINRTPPKTQAALLEAMQERQVSVGRETHTLPDPFFTIATQNPVEQEGTYPLPEAQLDRFMFNIKIDYPSADEEERILTATTRGESPTVNKVLSGRAILTCQKLVASIAAGPLVIRYASRLVRATRPSDASAPEYVRELVDWGAGPRAGQNLIAGAKAIAAMHGRFNVEPGDIHRVALPVLRHRIATNFQAQAEGMDTDAIVKRLLQDVEIPEPAKMANK, from the coding sequence GTGCTGCGTGAGTTTGCCGAATACCAGCAGAAAATGCGAGACGAACTGGGCAAAGTGATCATTGGCCAGTCGGAGACTATCGAACAATTGCTGGCTGCCATTTTCACACGTGGCCACTGCCTGCTCGAAGGCGTACCGGGACTCGCGAAAACACTGATGGTCAGCACTCTCGCCGATATTCTCGACGTGTCCTTCAAACGTGTTCAGTTCACGCCCGACCTGATGCCCTCAGATATCACGGGCACGCAGGTCCTGGAGGAATCGGAGTCGGGCCGGCGCAGCTTCCGATTTGTTGAAGGCCCCATCTTCACGAATATCCTGCTCGCCGACGAAATCAATCGTACCCCGCCTAAGACGCAAGCGGCGTTACTCGAAGCGATGCAGGAGCGTCAGGTCTCGGTGGGTCGCGAAACCCATACCCTGCCCGATCCCTTCTTCACGATCGCCACCCAAAACCCGGTCGAGCAGGAAGGCACCTATCCGCTGCCTGAAGCCCAGTTGGACCGGTTCATGTTCAACATCAAGATTGACTATCCGTCAGCGGACGAGGAAGAACGCATCCTGACGGCAACTACCCGTGGCGAGTCACCCACGGTCAACAAAGTTTTGTCGGGACGGGCGATCCTAACCTGCCAGAAACTCGTTGCCAGTATCGCAGCCGGCCCACTGGTGATCCGCTATGCATCGCGGCTGGTACGGGCAACCCGTCCGAGCGATGCCTCGGCACCGGAATACGTCCGCGAACTCGTCGATTGGGGAGCCGGGCCGCGGGCGGGCCAGAATCTCATTGCGGGCGCCAAAGCCATCGCGGCAATGCACGGCCGCTTCAACGTTGAACCCGGCGACATTCACCGGGTGGCGTTGCCCGTCCTCAGACACCGCATCGCGACGAATTTTCAAGCTCAAGCCGAAGGCATGGACACCGACGCGATCGTGAAGAGACTGCTCCAAGACGTTGAAATCCCCGAACCCGCCAAGATGGCGAACAAGTAG
- the hisA gene encoding 1-(5-phosphoribosyl)-5-[(5-phosphoribosylamino)methylideneamino]imidazole-4-carboxamide isomerase has product MEIWPAIDLRHGKPVRLRQGDYDQQTTFGEDPVEFAQKWQAAGARRLHLVDLDAARGDDPAANRAAVRRIVEATGLPCQMGGGVRDQETMEALIDAGVARLVVGSRALKDPQWFTQMCDRFPGKLAAGIDARNGLVATQGWLETSKVTAIELAKTLREQTANIAAIIYTDIAKDGMMQGPNFEGLAEMAAATDIPLVASGGVTTYEDVEKLVAMNMPAAIIGRSLYDGVMDLERVLQIAE; this is encoded by the coding sequence ATGGAAATTTGGCCCGCGATCGATCTACGTCATGGCAAACCCGTCCGGCTGCGCCAGGGCGACTATGACCAACAAACCACTTTCGGCGAGGATCCTGTCGAATTTGCTCAGAAGTGGCAGGCGGCTGGCGCGCGGCGATTGCACCTGGTCGATCTTGATGCCGCCCGAGGCGACGATCCCGCTGCTAATCGAGCTGCGGTCCGACGGATCGTCGAGGCGACCGGACTGCCATGCCAAATGGGCGGCGGGGTTCGTGATCAAGAGACGATGGAAGCATTGATCGATGCTGGCGTCGCCCGCCTGGTCGTCGGCTCACGAGCACTCAAAGATCCGCAGTGGTTCACGCAGATGTGCGATCGCTTCCCGGGCAAACTCGCCGCCGGGATCGATGCCCGCAACGGATTGGTGGCCACGCAAGGGTGGCTGGAGACAAGCAAAGTGACAGCCATCGAACTGGCGAAAACACTCCGGGAGCAGACCGCCAACATCGCCGCGATTATCTATACCGACATCGCCAAAGACGGCATGATGCAAGGCCCCAATTTCGAAGGACTGGCGGAAATGGCTGCCGCCACCGACATCCCACTGGTAGCCAGCGGCGGTGTGACAACCTACGAAGATGTCGAAAAACTCGTGGCGATGAACATGCCCGCAGCGATCATCGGCCGCTCGCTCTACGATGGCGTTATGGATCTAGAGCGAGTGCTGCAGATCGCTGAGTAG
- a CDS encoding transaldolase family protein → MANPLQSLIDTGTKLYLDSVEPSEVDKNLSYGAVGATSNPAIISGIVAEGNLDGQIESLLGEGKTDEEIAWALTDQLVSEAEAKFADIHKQTKGDAGWVSFELDPLLEDPSLNLKEDDVVERYVELGKKWAAGHTNRMIKVPATPAGLRALEPLAAAGITLNVTLMFVADQYHAAREAIWRGANGKVDPATFKSVYSIFISRIDVYTEKKLQLSDAAQGLVGLVNAKRIWKENQSFWADKGLALQQELIFASTGTKDPKDPPWKYVQALAGSDIQTNPPETNEAVAQSDLTFSRTVEEMPSQAVLDEIDAAVDPVKMHEFLMAEGIDKFAKPQRALLALIADKRKELSPTS, encoded by the coding sequence ATGGCTAATCCTCTTCAATCGCTCATCGACACTGGCACAAAACTTTATCTGGACTCGGTCGAGCCGAGCGAAGTTGACAAAAACCTGAGTTATGGAGCGGTCGGGGCCACCAGCAACCCGGCCATCATTTCGGGGATTGTTGCCGAAGGAAATCTCGACGGACAAATTGAGTCATTGCTCGGCGAAGGTAAGACCGACGAGGAGATCGCGTGGGCGTTGACGGATCAATTGGTGAGTGAGGCCGAAGCGAAGTTTGCCGACATTCATAAGCAAACCAAGGGCGACGCGGGCTGGGTCAGCTTCGAGCTGGATCCATTGCTCGAAGATCCTTCGCTGAATTTGAAAGAGGATGATGTTGTCGAACGGTACGTCGAACTGGGCAAGAAATGGGCCGCGGGGCATACCAACCGCATGATCAAGGTACCAGCGACACCAGCAGGCCTACGGGCTCTCGAACCGCTCGCGGCGGCGGGCATCACTCTCAACGTAACGCTGATGTTTGTCGCTGACCAATATCACGCCGCTCGCGAAGCAATTTGGCGGGGTGCCAACGGCAAGGTCGACCCGGCCACGTTCAAGTCGGTCTACAGCATTTTCATCTCGCGGATCGATGTGTATACAGAGAAGAAGCTGCAGCTTTCCGATGCCGCTCAGGGGCTGGTTGGATTGGTCAATGCCAAGCGGATTTGGAAAGAGAACCAGTCGTTCTGGGCGGATAAGGGATTGGCGCTGCAGCAGGAATTGATCTTTGCCAGCACGGGCACCAAAGACCCGAAAGATCCACCCTGGAAGTACGTTCAGGCCCTCGCGGGTAGCGATATTCAAACGAATCCGCCAGAAACCAATGAAGCTGTCGCTCAGAGCGATCTCACCTTCTCCCGCACCGTCGAGGAGATGCCCTCGCAAGCTGTGCTCGATGAAATCGACGCCGCAGTTGATCCCGTGAAGATGCACGAGTTTCTAATGGCCGAAGGCATCGATAAATTTGCCAAGCCGCAGCGCGCCTTGCTCGCATTGATCGCCGACAAGCGAAAAGAACTTTCGCCCACCTCCTAA
- the cls gene encoding cardiolipin synthase, with the protein MSPLDFVVSLMSLYAELLARWWGVIVPVLFLISHGLAVISAWHAIRYTRTSQAAVAWTVALLALPSLTLPAYWVFARHRFAGYREAVRDVGRQHLASLNAIERETMTAVDARTTSLISPLDQVADVLDTPICVGNQFQLLIDGGAFSRALLDQISSAETYVYAEFYIIRDDAFGNRFADALIAQARAGRTVRLLYDEVGCLKLPSSYLRRLRDAGVDVRAFNTRQGWVNRFQLNFRNHRKLLVVDGRRGVVGGLNIGDEYLGGDSGATRWRDTAAFVAGPIVKKIQAVFASDYYWASRQGLPEAKWSHEETGEAVEVANATGLAAICATGPADKRSRATMMFAAAAGAAQDRLWISTPYLVPDETTLNALSMACARGVDVRILLPNDADQWLVYLAGFHFESELESLGVAAFRYTDGFMHQKCVLVDDKLVLIGSTNLDNRSLYLNFEIMLAIEQPDFVAEVTAMLTQDFANATDSGVMSDRLRPWYGRIGTILARLFSPVL; encoded by the coding sequence ATGTCGCCCTTGGATTTCGTGGTCTCGTTGATGTCGCTGTACGCCGAACTGCTTGCTCGCTGGTGGGGAGTTATCGTCCCGGTGTTATTTCTGATTTCGCATGGGCTCGCCGTCATCTCGGCATGGCATGCGATTCGGTACACCCGGACCAGCCAAGCGGCCGTCGCGTGGACGGTAGCGTTGTTGGCGCTTCCCTCACTCACCCTACCTGCATACTGGGTGTTCGCGCGCCATCGCTTCGCAGGTTACCGAGAAGCGGTGCGCGATGTGGGGCGGCAGCATCTGGCCTCACTCAACGCGATCGAGCGGGAGACGATGACAGCGGTAGATGCTCGAACGACATCTCTGATCTCGCCGCTCGATCAAGTTGCCGATGTGTTGGACACGCCGATATGCGTTGGAAATCAATTTCAGTTGTTGATCGATGGTGGTGCATTCTCACGCGCACTCCTGGATCAAATCTCCTCGGCTGAGACATACGTATATGCCGAGTTCTATATCATTCGCGACGATGCGTTCGGGAATCGGTTTGCCGATGCGTTGATTGCCCAGGCTCGCGCTGGGCGGACCGTCCGGTTGCTTTACGACGAGGTGGGATGCCTGAAGTTGCCCTCGTCCTACCTGCGTCGACTGCGTGATGCGGGGGTTGATGTGCGGGCGTTCAACACTCGGCAGGGTTGGGTGAATCGTTTTCAATTGAACTTTCGCAATCACCGGAAACTGCTCGTTGTCGATGGTCGTCGAGGTGTGGTGGGGGGACTCAATATCGGTGATGAGTATCTTGGAGGCGATAGCGGGGCGACTCGTTGGCGGGACACGGCAGCATTCGTGGCTGGCCCGATCGTCAAGAAAATTCAAGCGGTGTTCGCATCCGATTACTACTGGGCCAGCCGCCAGGGGTTGCCAGAAGCAAAGTGGTCTCATGAGGAAACGGGGGAGGCCGTAGAGGTTGCAAATGCGACTGGTTTGGCGGCGATCTGTGCTACAGGACCGGCTGATAAGCGCTCACGCGCAACGATGATGTTCGCCGCTGCAGCGGGGGCCGCGCAGGATCGCTTGTGGATCAGCACACCCTACTTGGTCCCGGATGAGACGACGCTCAATGCCCTTTCGATGGCGTGTGCCCGTGGCGTGGATGTACGTATTTTGTTACCCAACGACGCTGACCAGTGGCTCGTTTATCTGGCCGGATTTCATTTCGAATCAGAATTAGAATCGCTAGGCGTCGCTGCGTTTCGCTACACCGACGGCTTCATGCACCAAAAGTGTGTATTGGTCGACGACAAACTCGTGTTGATTGGCTCGACGAATCTCGACAATCGCTCGTTGTATCTCAACTTCGAGATCATGTTGGCGATCGAACAGCCTGATTTTGTCGCGGAGGTCACCGCGATGCTGACGCAGGATTTTGCCAACGCGACTGATTCCGGCGTGATGTCCGATCGACTCCGTCCTTGGTACGGTCGGATCGGAACGATTTTGGCGCGTCTGTTCAGTCCGGTTTTGTGA
- a CDS encoding class I SAM-dependent methyltransferase gives MLSRTCEPPADDPKLEAKVYREMDHGDVNRRFVTDLFRSGPVGPRVIDLGCGPALIPILLCEHAEQITCDDVESDDHSELVVMGVDNCAEMLELARFEIEFAGRLRQIQLQRIDLSDDESLDAELADTVICNTVLHHLDDPAAALRLAIRALQPAGRLFIRDLVRPETETEVERLVALHGGAVEENASGVSPSQLLRQSFYASLTLAEIRGLVSDLGIDADCVNMTSDRHWTLDCRRPERS, from the coding sequence ATGCTTAGCCGCACCTGTGAACCGCCTGCTGACGACCCCAAATTAGAAGCGAAGGTCTACCGCGAGATGGATCATGGCGACGTCAATCGTCGTTTTGTGACCGACCTGTTTCGGAGCGGACCGGTTGGTCCGCGCGTGATCGACTTGGGGTGCGGGCCAGCATTAATTCCGATCCTGCTGTGCGAGCATGCCGAGCAGATCACCTGCGACGACGTTGAGTCGGACGATCACTCGGAACTCGTCGTGATGGGTGTCGACAACTGTGCCGAGATGTTGGAACTTGCTCGTTTCGAAATCGAGTTCGCCGGTCGATTGCGGCAGATCCAGCTCCAGCGGATTGACCTGAGTGACGACGAGTCATTGGACGCGGAGTTGGCCGATACGGTGATTTGCAACACGGTGTTGCATCATCTCGATGACCCGGCGGCTGCCTTGCGGCTGGCGATTCGAGCATTGCAACCGGCCGGCCGGCTGTTCATTCGTGATTTGGTGCGCCCGGAAACCGAGACCGAAGTCGAGCGGCTCGTGGCTCTTCACGGAGGCGCGGTGGAGGAGAATGCGAGCGGCGTCTCCCCTTCGCAGCTACTGCGTCAATCGTTTTATGCCTCGTTAACGCTGGCCGAGATCCGCGGTCTCGTGTCGGATCTCGGCATTGACGCAGATTGTGTGAACATGACGAGCGATCGGCACTGGACACTCGATTGTCGACGGCCAGAGCGTTCGTAG
- a CDS encoding thymidylate synthase, translating to MQGYLDLLAEVLEQGTDRGDRTGVGTRSLFGRQMRFDLADGFPLLTTKKLHVRSILYELLWFLRGDTNTRWLKDHGVSIWDEWADADGELGPVYGHQWRSWPVSGENCESIDQIAWVENEIRTNPESRRLIVSAWNVADVPQMALPPCHLLFQFYVADGRLSCQLYQRSADLFLGVPFNIASYALLTTMMAHVTGLRPGEFVHTLGDVHLYSNHFEQAKLQLAREPRPRPQLKIVRQVDSMDDFRFEDFELTDYNPHPHIKAPVAV from the coding sequence ATGCAAGGCTATTTAGACCTCCTCGCCGAAGTGCTCGAGCAGGGGACCGACCGCGGTGATCGCACCGGCGTTGGTACCCGCAGCCTGTTTGGTCGGCAAATGCGATTTGATTTAGCCGACGGGTTTCCACTGTTGACTACCAAAAAGCTGCATGTCCGCTCGATACTCTATGAGCTGCTGTGGTTTTTGCGAGGCGATACCAACACGCGGTGGCTCAAAGACCATGGCGTTTCGATTTGGGACGAGTGGGCGGATGCAGACGGTGAATTGGGGCCGGTTTACGGGCACCAGTGGCGGAGCTGGCCAGTTAGTGGCGAAAACTGCGAGTCCATTGATCAGATTGCCTGGGTGGAGAATGAGATTCGTACCAACCCAGAATCTCGCCGATTGATTGTCTCGGCGTGGAACGTCGCCGACGTGCCGCAGATGGCCCTGCCGCCCTGTCACCTGTTATTTCAATTCTACGTTGCCGATGGACGGTTATCCTGCCAGCTCTATCAGCGCAGCGCCGACCTTTTTCTTGGGGTTCCATTCAACATCGCCAGCTACGCGTTGTTGACCACGATGATGGCGCATGTGACAGGACTGCGACCAGGGGAGTTTGTACACACCCTTGGGGATGTGCATTTGTATTCGAATCACTTTGAGCAGGCGAAGTTGCAACTCGCCCGCGAACCGCGGCCGCGCCCGCAGCTGAAAATTGTTCGCCAAGTCGACTCGATGGACGATTTCCGGTTTGAGGATTTCGAGCTCACCGACTACAACCCCCATCCCCACATCAAGGCACCCGTGGCGGTGTAG
- a CDS encoding Kelch repeat-containing protein — protein sequence MMKKTNLLLPITLLSCGVLFTHPALAHFPWLATNNEGHAVMWFGESTDDRTYPMPESIQAIELRGDATGKPIATQPVDEDDLVGIQSVETIDDDSELAGTVTYGLYHGTKLTYHVEHLPQSNPAEWPQQARAECPLQTVIHADDKGGVKVTVLRDGKPLPDIDVKLYCEEGHEEADRKTDDKGSVHFTNKEVESGLNAVIVGYSNDQAEGSLNGESYTSTTDYLTATFRMPTSDNDESEPKEESKPEPQVDPNSGASTGPANLPDLPEDLTSFGAAITGGRVYVYGGHTGGAHSYSKEEQSDRLWSVDLSQGKDGQWEKLPSGPTLQGLALVAHDGRLIRIGGFTAVNEEGEDHDLQSQSTVASFDPKSQTWTNLADLPEPRSSLDAAVLGDKVYVFGGWNLQGESDQSEWHDTAWSLDLSDVSAKWQPLASPGFERRAISVAAHQGKLYVIGGMTSDNETTTEVAVYDPASDSWSKGPELPGTGMSGFGSSSFATGGHLYVTTMDGFVNQLSEDGKSWHTIAKTDRERFFHRMLPLSDHELLMIGGASMEVGKFSPIDLIEVK from the coding sequence ATGATGAAGAAAACCAATCTGCTTTTACCGATCACGCTGCTAAGCTGCGGCGTCTTATTCACCCACCCCGCCCTGGCCCACTTTCCATGGCTGGCCACCAACAACGAGGGGCACGCGGTGATGTGGTTCGGTGAATCAACCGACGATCGAACCTACCCCATGCCGGAATCGATCCAAGCGATTGAACTGCGCGGCGACGCGACAGGCAAACCGATCGCGACCCAACCGGTTGACGAAGACGACTTGGTCGGCATCCAAAGTGTTGAGACCATCGACGATGATTCCGAACTCGCGGGAACGGTTACCTACGGTCTGTATCACGGCACCAAGCTAACCTACCACGTCGAACACCTACCGCAATCCAATCCCGCCGAGTGGCCCCAGCAAGCTCGGGCCGAGTGTCCTTTGCAAACCGTGATCCACGCCGACGACAAAGGTGGCGTCAAGGTCACCGTGCTACGCGATGGCAAGCCGCTTCCAGACATCGATGTCAAACTGTACTGTGAAGAAGGTCATGAGGAAGCCGATCGGAAAACCGACGACAAAGGCAGCGTTCATTTCACGAACAAAGAAGTGGAATCGGGGCTCAATGCGGTGATCGTGGGCTACTCAAACGACCAAGCAGAGGGCAGCCTCAACGGTGAAAGCTACACCAGCACCACGGATTACCTCACGGCAACCTTCCGCATGCCTACCTCTGACAACGATGAATCCGAACCGAAAGAGGAATCCAAGCCGGAACCTCAAGTTGACCCCAACAGCGGTGCGAGCACCGGACCGGCAAACCTGCCGGACCTGCCAGAGGACCTGACGAGCTTTGGTGCCGCAATCACAGGCGGGCGTGTGTATGTGTACGGCGGCCACACCGGTGGTGCTCACTCCTATTCCAAAGAGGAACAATCCGATCGGCTATGGAGCGTGGATTTGTCCCAGGGTAAGGACGGACAGTGGGAAAAATTACCCAGTGGCCCAACGCTGCAAGGCCTGGCACTGGTCGCTCACGATGGTCGCTTAATCCGTATCGGCGGGTTCACGGCAGTCAACGAGGAAGGCGAGGATCATGATCTCCAGTCGCAAAGCACCGTCGCCAGCTTCGATCCTAAATCGCAAACATGGACCAATTTAGCGGATCTCCCCGAGCCTCGCTCGTCGCTCGATGCCGCCGTCCTCGGCGACAAAGTGTATGTGTTTGGTGGTTGGAACCTGCAAGGTGAAAGTGATCAAAGTGAATGGCATGACACCGCGTGGTCACTCGACCTCAGCGATGTATCGGCCAAGTGGCAACCGCTCGCCTCGCCCGGCTTTGAACGCCGAGCGATCAGCGTGGCAGCACACCAGGGCAAACTCTATGTCATCGGCGGCATGACCTCGGATAACGAGACCACGACGGAAGTAGCCGTCTACGATCCAGCGTCAGACTCTTGGAGCAAAGGCCCAGAACTGCCCGGCACAGGCATGTCCGGATTCGGCTCCTCGTCATTCGCCACCGGCGGTCACTTGTACGTCACCACCATGGACGGCTTCGTCAACCAACTTTCCGAAGACGGCAAGAGCTGGCACACCATCGCCAAGACCGACCGAGAACGCTTCTTCCATCGCATGTTACCCTTGAGCGATCATGAACTGTTGATGATTGGCGGCGCCAGCATGGAAGTCGGCAAGTTCAGCCCCATCGACCTTATCGAAGTGAAGTAG